The following proteins come from a genomic window of Zonotrichia leucophrys gambelii isolate GWCS_2022_RI unplaced genomic scaffold, RI_Zleu_2.0 Scaffold_58_302659, whole genome shotgun sequence:
- the LOC135460559 gene encoding uncharacterized protein LOC135460559: MGAAILPETTCRHGRRHLAGIHVSAWAPPSCRKPRVGMGAAILPETTCRHGRRHLSEPGVYPDALDAPPRDAVGLTRTGISFRPPGTRGKRKNPGKNREKRSGHGGRHLPGNHVSAWAPPSCRSPRVGTGASISPETTCLHQRRHLSEPRGYPDALDAPSRDAVGLTRTGISFRPPGTRGERKNPGKNREKRSGHGGRHLPGNHVSAWAPPSCRKPRVGMGAAILPESTCRHGRRHLAGNHVSAWAPPSCRSPRVGTGASISPETTCLHQRRHLSEPRGYPDALDAPSRDAAGLTRTGISFRPPGTRGERKNPGKNREKRSGHGGRHLPGNHVSAWAPPSCRKPRVGMGAAILLESTCRYGRRHLAGIHVSAWAPPFCRKLRVGTGAAILD, encoded by the coding sequence atgggcgccgccatcttgccggaaaccacgtgtcggcatgggcgccgccatcttgccggaatccacgtgtcggcatgggcgccgccatcttgccgaAAGCCACGTGTCGGAATGGGCGCCGCCATTTTGCCGGAAACTACGTGTCGGCACGGGCGCCGCCATCTATCCGAGCCCGGAGTCTACCCCGACGCCTTAGATGCCCCTCCCCGCGACGCCGTCGGCCTCACGCGAACCGGAATATCATTCCGGCCCCCGGGGACCCGCGGAAAGCGCAAAAATCCCGGCAAAAATCGAGAAAAAAGATCCGGTCATGGGGGCCGCCATCTTcccggaaaccacgtgtcggcatgggcgccgccatcttgccggagTCCACGTGTCGGCACGGGCGCCTCCATCTcgccggaaaccacgtgtcttCATCAGCGCCGCCATCTATCCGAGCCCAGAGGCTACCCCGACGCCTTAGATGCCCCTTCCCGCGACGCCGTCGGCCTCACGCGAACCGGAATATCATTCCGGCCCCCGGGGACCCGCGGAGAGCGCAAAAATCCCGGCAAAAATCGAGAAAAAAGATCCGGTCATGGGGGCCGCCATCTTcccggaaaccacgtgtcggcatgggcgccgccatcttgccggaaaccacgtgtcggcatgggcgccgccatcttgccggaatccacgtgtcggcatgggcgccgccatcttgccggaaaccacgtgtcggcatgggcgccgccatcttgccggagTCCACGTGTCGGCACGGGCGCCTCCATCTcgccggaaaccacgtgtcttCATCAGCGCCGCCATCTATCCGAGCCCAGAGGCTACCCCGACGCCTTAGATGCCCCTTCCCGCGACGCCGCCGGCCTCACGCGAACCGGAATATCATTCCGGCCCCCGGGGACCCGCGGAGAGCGCAAAAATCCCGGCAAAAATCGAGAAAAAAGATCCGGTCATGGGGGCCGCCATCTTcccggaaaccacgtgtcggcatgggcgccgccatcttgccggaaaccacgtgtcggcatgggcgccgccatcttgctgGAATCCACGTGTCGgtatgggcgccgccatcttgccggaatccacgtgtcggcatgggcgccgccatttTGCCGGAAACTACGTGTCGGCacgggcgccgccatcttggatTAG